The Alphaproteobacteria bacterium genome has a segment encoding these proteins:
- the hisH gene encoding imidazole glycerol phosphate synthase subunit HisH, whose protein sequence is MTVAIIDYGSGNLRSAAKAFEHVGGHDVLVTARAADVRRADRIVLPGVGAFGDCRRGLLALDGMLDALEETVIRGGRPFLGICVGMQLMATRGLEHGVHDGFGWIEGDVAAIAPADPALKIPHMGWNNLSIRGAHPLVAGLGPDPHMYFVHSYHLAAAHDGEVLATADYGGAITAIVGRDNFVGTQFHPEKSQALGLRLIENFLNWNP, encoded by the coding sequence ATGACGGTCGCCATTATCGATTACGGCTCGGGTAACCTGCGCTCCGCCGCGAAGGCGTTCGAACATGTCGGCGGGCATGACGTGCTGGTCACCGCGCGGGCGGCGGATGTGCGCCGCGCGGACCGGATCGTCCTGCCCGGCGTCGGCGCCTTCGGCGATTGCCGCCGCGGGCTGCTGGCGCTGGACGGCATGCTGGACGCGCTGGAGGAAACGGTGATCCGGGGCGGCCGTCCGTTTCTCGGCATCTGCGTCGGTATGCAGCTGATGGCGACGCGCGGGCTCGAACACGGCGTGCATGACGGATTCGGCTGGATCGAGGGCGATGTGGCGGCGATCGCGCCGGCCGATCCGGCGCTGAAGATTCCGCATATGGGCTGGAACAATCTTTCGATCCGGGGCGCACATCCGCTGGTGGCGGGGCTCGGCCCGGACCCCCATATGTATTTTGTGCACAGCTATCATCTTGCCGCCGCGCATGACGGCGAGGTTCTGGCGACGGCCGATTACGGCGGCGCGATCACCGCCATCGTCGGACGGGACAATTTTGTGGGGACGCAGTTTCATCCGGAAAAGAGCCAGGCGCTGGGATTGCGCCTGATCGAAAATTTCCTTAACTGGAATCCGTAA
- the hisA gene encoding 1-(5-phosphoribosyl)-5-[(5-phosphoribosylamino)methylideneamino]imidazole-4-carboxamide isomerase produces the protein MILYPAIDLKDGACVRLRRGEMDDATVFSNDPGAQAKQFADAGCEWIHVVDLNGAFAGRPVNGDAVDAILAAVDVPVQLGGGIRTLETAADWIARGVSRIVLGTVALKNPAMVIEACDRWPGRVAVGIDARGGRVAVEGWAEQSEMTAQDLAMRFAGAGVAAIVYTDIDRDGMMRGVNVDGTAALAAATSIPVIASGGVASLDDLVALKARGSIAGAISGRALYDGSLDLAAAIAALKES, from the coding sequence ATGATCCTGTACCCGGCAATCGACCTGAAGGACGGCGCCTGCGTCCGGCTGCGGCGCGGCGAAATGGATGACGCCACGGTGTTCAGCAACGATCCCGGCGCGCAGGCGAAACAGTTCGCCGATGCGGGCTGCGAATGGATTCACGTGGTCGACCTGAACGGCGCCTTCGCCGGCCGACCGGTCAACGGCGATGCGGTCGATGCGATCCTGGCGGCGGTCGATGTGCCGGTGCAGCTGGGCGGCGGCATCCGCACGCTGGAAACGGCGGCGGACTGGATCGCGCGCGGCGTCAGCCGCATCGTGCTCGGCACCGTCGCGCTGAAGAACCCGGCGATGGTGATCGAAGCCTGCGATCGATGGCCGGGCCGGGTCGCGGTCGGCATCGATGCGCGTGGCGGCCGGGTCGCGGTCGAAGGCTGGGCCGAACAGAGCGAAATGACGGCGCAAGACCTCGCCATGCGCTTCGCCGGCGCCGGGGTGGCGGCGATTGTCTACACCGATATCGACCGCGACGGCATGATGCGCGGCGTGAATGTGGACGGCACCGCGGCGCTGGCGGCGGCGACGTCCATTCCCGTGATCGCCAGCGGCGGCGTCGCCTCGCTGGACGATCTTGTGGCGCTGAAGGCGCGCGGCAGCATCGCCGGGGCGATCAGCGGCCGGGCGCTGTATGACGGCAGCCTCGATCTGGCCGCCGCCATCGCCGCCCTGAAGGAAAGCTGA
- a CDS encoding GNAT family N-acetyltransferase has protein sequence MANIEVSKAREINGSDLHELCDAAESAIAEGGGFGWLKAPPRQVLENFWRGALLVPERTLFIGRLDGVTVGSATLVRPSRNNEAQASSATLTSNFVAPWARGHGLARLLTRTVEEEARRDGFLVLNLDVRATQEAAIALYEHAGYIKFATHPKYAFVNGAWVEGYYYYKDLQAGA, from the coding sequence ATGGCGAATATAGAAGTATCCAAGGCCAGGGAAATCAACGGGTCGGATCTGCACGAACTGTGCGACGCCGCCGAATCCGCAATCGCGGAAGGCGGCGGGTTCGGCTGGCTGAAAGCGCCGCCGCGGCAGGTGCTGGAAAATTTCTGGCGCGGCGCGCTGCTGGTGCCGGAACGCACGCTGTTCATCGGGCGGCTGGACGGCGTCACCGTCGGCTCCGCCACGCTGGTCCGCCCGTCGCGCAACAACGAGGCGCAGGCGTCCTCCGCGACCCTGACATCGAATTTCGTGGCGCCCTGGGCGCGCGGGCACGGGCTTGCCCGGCTGCTGACCCGGACGGTCGAGGAAGAGGCGCGCCGGGACGGATTCCTCGTGCTCAACCTCGATGTGCGCGCCACGCAGGAAGCGGCCATCGCCCTGTATGAGCATGCGGGCTACATAAAATTCGCGACCCATCCCAAATACGCCTTCGTCAACGGCGCATGGGTCGAGGGTTATTATTACTACAAGGACCTGCAGGCCGGCGCATGA
- the hisB gene encoding imidazoleglycerol-phosphate dehydratase HisB yields MRAATVERNTKETRISASIDLDGTGRYDVKTGIGFLDHMLEQLSRHSLIDLTLRAEGDLHIDFHHTTEDSGYVVGEAVSKALGGRAGIRRYGSALIPMDETLTRVALDCSNRPYLVWKVGFSRPKLGDMDTELFKEWFQAFAQSAGITLHVENLYGDNNHHIVESCFKGLARALRQAVEIDARQADAIPSTKGVLGGSM; encoded by the coding sequence ATGCGGGCGGCGACAGTCGAACGTAATACGAAGGAGACCAGGATTTCCGCGAGTATCGATCTCGACGGGACCGGACGCTACGACGTGAAGACCGGGATCGGGTTCCTGGACCACATGCTGGAGCAGCTTTCGCGGCACAGCCTGATCGACCTGACCCTGCGCGCCGAAGGCGACCTGCATATCGACTTCCATCACACGACCGAGGATTCCGGCTATGTGGTCGGCGAGGCGGTGTCGAAGGCGCTGGGCGGCCGCGCCGGCATCCGCCGCTACGGTTCGGCGCTGATTCCGATGGATGAAACGCTGACGCGGGTTGCGCTGGATTGTTCGAACCGGCCCTATCTTGTCTGGAAGGTTGGTTTCTCGCGGCCGAAACTGGGCGATATGGACACCGAACTGTTCAAGGAATGGTTCCAGGCCTTCGCGCAGTCGGCCGGCATCACGCTGCATGTCGAAAACCTGTATGGCGACAACAACCACCATATCGTCGAATCCTGTTTCAAGGGGCTGGCGCGGGCGCTGCGCCAGGCGGTTGAAATCGACGCAAGACAGGCTGACGCCATTCCATCGACAAAGGGCGTGCTCGGCGGATCGATGTAA
- the hisF gene encoding imidazole glycerol phosphate synthase subunit HisF, whose protein sequence is MLKARVIPCLDVKDGRVVKGVNFVDLRDAGDPVEQARVYDAAGADELCFLDIGASHENRDTIYDVVAGTASQCFMPLTVGGGVRTVEDIRRLLLAGADKVSINTAAVHHPEFVAAASERFGAQCIVVAIDAKSTGPGKWEIFTHGGRERTGIDAIDWARRMVANGAGEILLTSMDRDGTRQGFDLPLTRAMADAIPVPVIASGGVGALDHLVDGIREGHATAVLAASIFHFGEFSIGEAKAHMAAAGVPMRT, encoded by the coding sequence ATGCTGAAAGCGCGCGTCATCCCCTGCCTGGACGTGAAGGACGGCCGCGTCGTAAAGGGGGTGAACTTCGTCGACCTGCGCGACGCGGGCGACCCGGTGGAACAGGCGCGCGTCTACGACGCGGCGGGCGCGGACGAGCTCTGCTTCCTCGATATCGGCGCCAGCCATGAAAACCGCGACACGATCTACGACGTGGTCGCGGGCACGGCCTCGCAGTGTTTCATGCCGCTGACCGTCGGCGGCGGCGTCCGCACGGTGGAGGATATCCGCAGGCTGCTGCTCGCCGGGGCGGACAAGGTGTCGATCAATACCGCCGCGGTGCATCATCCGGAATTCGTCGCCGCGGCCTCGGAACGGTTCGGCGCGCAATGCATCGTCGTCGCCATCGACGCCAAATCCACCGGCCCCGGCAAATGGGAAATCTTCACCCATGGCGGGCGCGAACGGACCGGGATCGACGCCATCGACTGGGCGCGCCGCATGGTCGCCAACGGCGCCGGCGAAATCCTGCTGACCTCGATGGACCGCGACGGCACGCGCCAGGGCTTCGACCTGCCGCTGACCCGCGCCATGGCCGATGCGATCCCGGTGCCGGTGATCGCCAGCGGCGGCGTCGGCGCCCTGGACCATCTGGTGGACGGCATTCGCGAAGGCCATGCGACGGCGGTGCTCGCCGCCTCGATCTTCCATTTCGGCGAATTCTCCATCGGCGAGGCGAAGGCGCATATGGCCGCCGCCGGCGTGCCGATGCGGACCTGA